A genomic segment from Lutibacter sp. A80 encodes:
- a CDS encoding acyloxyacyl hydrolase has translation MKKIIFILLIFSFTASFSQSNSSYFQADYFYGNILRQNPDATVLIQGHPTGFFISYNKRTSGEENWHERFNYPDFGYSIGYQDYKSDIVGELYSVYGHYNFYFTNRTSPNQLILRAGIGLAYNTNPYDKETNNKNTAFGSHLNSSTYFKLYFQRENILNNLGVNAGLTFIHASNSNVKSPNSGMNVWAATLGLNYNLTTQQTTHYISSSESEKFKEPIKYNIAIRGGVNESEIIGSGMKPFFVVSAYADKRLNRKSALQLGTELFISPILKEYYELNLTIPHTNLKETSDFSRIGVFIGHELFINKLSIETQIGYYVKYPFEYSGRVYETLGLKRYLNEKWFASIRLKAHAADAETVEFGVGIRL, from the coding sequence ATGAAAAAAATCATTTTTATCCTCTTAATTTTCAGCTTTACAGCTAGTTTTAGTCAATCAAATTCATCTTACTTTCAAGCAGATTATTTTTATGGAAATATTTTACGCCAAAACCCTGATGCCACAGTTTTAATACAAGGGCATCCAACTGGTTTTTTTATAAGTTATAACAAAAGAACATCTGGAGAAGAAAATTGGCACGAACGCTTTAACTATCCCGACTTCGGATACTCAATTGGATATCAAGATTATAAATCTGACATAGTTGGAGAATTATATTCTGTTTATGGACATTACAATTTCTACTTTACCAATAGAACTTCTCCCAATCAATTAATTTTAAGAGCTGGAATTGGTCTAGCCTATAACACAAATCCTTATGATAAAGAGACAAACAATAAAAATACTGCTTTCGGATCTCATTTAAATTCAAGTACATATTTTAAATTGTATTTTCAAAGAGAAAATATACTTAACAATTTAGGTGTAAATGCTGGTTTAACATTTATACACGCATCAAATTCTAATGTTAAGTCTCCTAATTCTGGTATGAATGTTTGGGCTGCCACATTAGGATTAAATTATAATTTAACCACACAACAAACAACACATTATATTTCATCTTCAGAAAGCGAAAAATTTAAAGAGCCAATTAAGTACAATATTGCTATTAGAGGTGGTGTAAATGAATCTGAAATAATTGGTAGTGGAATGAAACCATTTTTTGTAGTATCTGCATATGCCGATAAACGTTTAAATAGAAAATCGGCACTTCAACTTGGAACTGAACTGTTTATTTCACCTATTTTAAAAGAATATTACGAACTAAATTTAACCATACCACACACTAACTTAAAAGAAACTTCCGATTTTTCTAGAATTGGAGTTTTTATTGGACACGAATTATTTATAAATAAATTATCTATTGAAACTCAAATTGGTTATTATGTCAAATATCCTTTCGAATACAGTGGAAGAGTATATGAAACTCTTGGGCTAAAAAGATATTTAAATGAAAAATGGTTTGCTTCTATACGCTTAAAAGCACACGCTGCTGATGCCGAAACTGTAGAATTTGGAGTAGGAATAAGACTTTAA
- a CDS encoding head GIN domain-containing protein, whose product MKKILYIFCLITFLGCNSEDAGDCIQTAGEIIQKEYEVATFTKIHINKKIELIIKEGPTQKVIVETGKNLMPDIEVEVIDGKIFLTNHNTCNFFRDYGITKVYITSPDISEIRNASELNVTSDGVLTYPKLYLESTGVKNEFLSIGDWYLNIDNESLTILSNGIPNFYINGTSNNLTLYFSDGDSRFEGQNFKVQNINFSHVSSNDILVYPIESLKGTIHSVGNVTAYNKPPIVEVEVLSEGKLTFN is encoded by the coding sequence ATGAAAAAAATACTATACATATTTTGTTTAATTACGTTTTTGGGCTGTAACAGTGAAGACGCTGGAGATTGTATACAAACTGCAGGCGAAATTATACAAAAAGAATATGAAGTAGCTACGTTTACTAAAATTCATATCAATAAAAAAATTGAATTAATAATTAAAGAAGGTCCAACGCAAAAAGTAATTGTAGAAACCGGTAAAAATTTAATGCCCGATATTGAAGTGGAGGTTATTGACGGCAAAATATTTTTAACAAACCATAATACTTGTAATTTTTTTAGAGATTATGGTATTACCAAAGTATATATTACTTCTCCAGATATTTCAGAAATAAGAAATGCCTCAGAACTTAATGTTACTTCCGATGGAGTACTAACATACCCTAAATTATATTTAGAATCTACCGGCGTAAAAAATGAATTTTTATCGATTGGAGATTGGTATTTAAATATTGATAATGAATCCTTAACCATTTTATCTAATGGAATTCCTAATTTTTATATAAATGGAACAAGTAATAATTTAACACTCTATTTTTCTGATGGTGATTCAAGATTTGAAGGTCAGAATTTTAAAGTTCAAAACATAAACTTTTCACATGTAAGTTCTAATGACATATTAGTGTATCCTATCGAAAGCTTAAAAGGAACAATACATTCTGTTGGAAATGTTACAGCATACAACAAACCGCCAATTGTAGAAGTTGAAGTTTTAAGCGAAGGTAAATTAACTTTTAATTAA
- the gldA gene encoding gliding motility-associated ABC transporter ATP-binding subunit GldA, which produces MSIEVKNITKFYKDQKALNNVSFSIKKGEIVGFLGPNGAGKSTMMKIITGFITASEGEVLVSNYNVKTDKLAAQKHIGYLPEHNPLYLEMYVKEYLLFNASIYKIPKVEVEKIIKKVGLTPEAHKKIKQLSKGYRQRVGLAAALLHNPNVLILDEPTTGLDPNQLIDIRALIKEIGKNKTVLFSTHIMQEVDAICDRVILINKGEIVADENLIELKKNQAQVIEVEFDYKIEKQFIETIPHLKCAENIYDTSWLLTFNTSKDMRPAVFDFAHDNGLKTLQLNTKNKNLESLFQELIPN; this is translated from the coding sequence ATGTCTATAGAAGTTAAAAATATAACCAAGTTTTATAAAGATCAAAAAGCATTAAATAATGTTAGTTTTTCTATAAAAAAAGGAGAAATAGTTGGATTTTTAGGTCCAAATGGTGCTGGAAAATCTACTATGATGAAAATTATTACAGGATTTATAACTGCATCAGAAGGAGAGGTTTTGGTAAGTAATTATAATGTTAAAACAGATAAACTGGCTGCTCAAAAACATATTGGCTATTTACCAGAGCACAATCCACTTTATTTAGAAATGTATGTTAAAGAGTATTTACTGTTTAATGCATCAATATATAAAATACCTAAAGTTGAAGTAGAAAAAATAATAAAAAAAGTAGGCTTAACGCCTGAAGCTCACAAAAAAATAAAACAACTCTCTAAAGGTTATCGTCAGCGAGTTGGTTTAGCAGCAGCGTTATTACACAACCCAAATGTGTTAATTTTAGATGAACCAACAACAGGTTTAGATCCAAACCAGTTGATAGATATTAGAGCTTTAATTAAAGAAATTGGTAAAAATAAAACAGTCCTTTTTTCAACGCATATAATGCAAGAGGTAGATGCAATTTGTGATCGTGTAATTTTAATAAATAAAGGAGAAATTGTAGCTGATGAAAATTTAATTGAACTCAAAAAAAATCAAGCGCAAGTAATAGAAGTTGAATTTGATTATAAAATTGAAAAACAATTTATTGAAACTATTCCTCATTTAAAATGTGCAGAGAATATTTATGATACTAGTTGGTTGTTAACTTTTAATACTTCAAAAGATATGCGCCCTGCTGTTTTTGATTTTGCACACGATAATGGTTTAAAAACACTTCAATTAAATACAAAAAATAAAAATTTAGAGAGTTTATTTCAAGAGTTAATACCAAATTAA
- a CDS encoding acyloxyacyl hydrolase: protein MKNLILTFFLLFTILASSQTNATKYNNIQMDFFYGRPIEHDKKLKNAIEGNSYGILLSFNNNSLKNTTFNKLYNYPERGFSFLYQNFNSTVLGEVYGGYRHFNYKLKNTATSNLKLITGFGLGYATKSYNAISNPNNHAIGSKLLASAYLKLQFFKLLNKERLSLNTGLSLIHFSNIAFKNPNLGINTINLHLGINYLLETSKSTIIKEKHTEISLDKKLYFNLILRGGYNESLEIDSGLFPFYAVTFYASKTINNFSSITFGTDYFKSEFLKNHIKIKNIEEGKNYNENDYTRVGLFVGHELIQNNFSFISQIGYTIYYPFPYVSRVYERFGLKYKLGKHLFSEVSMKINLFRAEALEVGLGYKF, encoded by the coding sequence ATGAAAAATCTAATTTTAACGTTTTTTTTGTTGTTTACTATATTGGCTAGTTCACAAACTAATGCTACAAAATACAATAATATTCAAATGGATTTCTTTTATGGAAGACCAATTGAACACGATAAAAAACTTAAAAATGCAATTGAAGGTAATTCGTACGGAATATTGCTAAGCTTTAACAATAACAGTTTAAAAAACACCACATTTAATAAACTTTACAACTATCCAGAAAGAGGTTTTTCTTTTCTATATCAAAATTTTAACTCAACAGTTTTAGGTGAAGTTTATGGTGGTTATAGACACTTTAATTATAAATTAAAAAACACTGCTACCTCTAACCTTAAACTTATAACTGGCTTTGGTTTAGGGTATGCTACAAAATCTTACAATGCAATTTCCAACCCAAATAACCATGCTATTGGATCTAAATTATTAGCTTCAGCATATTTAAAATTACAATTTTTTAAATTGTTAAATAAGGAACGCTTAAGCTTAAATACGGGTCTTAGTTTAATCCATTTTTCTAATATTGCATTTAAAAACCCTAATTTAGGAATCAATACCATAAACCTTCATTTAGGCATAAATTACTTATTAGAGACTTCAAAATCAACAATAATAAAAGAAAAACACACGGAAATTTCTCTTGACAAAAAATTGTATTTCAATTTAATTTTACGCGGTGGATATAACGAGTCTTTAGAAATTGATAGCGGATTATTTCCTTTTTATGCTGTAACTTTTTACGCTAGTAAAACCATTAATAACTTTTCTAGCATTACATTTGGAACAGATTATTTTAAGTCTGAATTCTTAAAAAACCACATTAAAATTAAAAATATAGAAGAAGGTAAAAATTATAATGAAAATGATTATACCAGAGTTGGACTTTTTGTGGGTCACGAATTAATTCAGAATAACTTTTCGTTTATTTCTCAAATTGGATATACAATTTATTATCCTTTTCCATACGTTAGTAGGGTTTACGAGCGTTTTGGCTTAAAATACAAGTTAGGAAAACATTTATTTTCTGAAGTTTCAATGAAAATAAATTTATTTAGAGCAGAAGCATTAGAAGTAGGTTTAGGCTATAAATTTTAA
- a CDS encoding ribonuclease HII — protein MGLKKKYLKNSIEAGTDEAGRGCLAGPVVAAAVILPEDFEHPLLNDSKQLTEKQRELLRPFIEENAIAYGVSYINELKIDEINILQASILAMHKAIEKLSVTPEHIIVDGNKFKPYKTIPYKTIVKGDSKYMSIAAASVLAKTYRDEFMQKIDLEFPAYYWKKNKGYPTKQHRNAIRESGVTPYHRKTFRLLPEQLKLNL, from the coding sequence ATGGGACTTAAAAAAAAGTATTTAAAAAATTCTATAGAAGCAGGGACAGATGAAGCTGGAAGAGGCTGTTTAGCGGGACCAGTTGTAGCGGCGGCTGTAATTTTACCTGAAGATTTTGAGCATCCTTTGTTAAACGATTCTAAGCAATTAACCGAAAAACAGCGCGAATTATTACGTCCTTTTATTGAAGAAAACGCAATTGCTTATGGAGTTTCGTATATAAATGAGCTTAAAATAGATGAAATAAATATTTTACAAGCATCAATTTTAGCAATGCATAAAGCTATAGAAAAACTCTCTGTTACTCCAGAGCATATAATTGTTGATGGAAATAAATTTAAACCTTATAAAACTATTCCTTACAAAACTATTGTAAAAGGAGATTCAAAATATATGAGTATTGCAGCAGCCTCTGTGTTGGCAAAAACATATAGAGATGAGTTTATGCAAAAAATAGATTTAGAATTTCCAGCATATTATTGGAAAAAAAATAAAGGATACCCTACAAAACAGCATAGAAACGCCATTAGAGAATCTGGAGTTACTCCATATCATAGAAAAACATTTCGATTACTTCCCGAACAATTAAAATTAAATTTATAA
- a CDS encoding acyloxyacyl hydrolase has translation MKKIIFILLIFSFTASFSQSNSSYFQADYFYGNILRQNPDATVLIQGHPTGFFISYNKRTSGEENWHERFNYPDFGYSIGYQDYKSDIVGELYSVYGHYNFYFTNRTSPNQLILRAGIGLAYNTNPYDKETNNKNTAFGSHLNSSTYFKLYFQRENILNNLGVNAGLTFIHASNSNVKSPNSDYPN, from the coding sequence ATGAAAAAAATCATTTTTATCCTCTTAATTTTCAGCTTTACAGCTAGTTTTAGTCAATCAAATTCATCTTACTTTCAAGCAGATTATTTTTATGGAAATATTTTACGCCAAAACCCTGATGCCACAGTTTTAATACAAGGGCATCCAACTGGTTTTTTTATAAGTTATAACAAAAGAACATCTGGAGAAGAAAATTGGCACGAACGCTTTAACTATCCCGACTTCGGATACTCAATTGGATATCAAGATTATAAATCTGACATAGTTGGAGAATTATATTCTGTTTATGGACATTACAATTTCTACTTTACCAATAGAACTTCTCCCAATCAATTAATTTTAAGAGCTGGAATTGGTCTAGCCTATAACACAAATCCTTATGATAAAGAGACAAACAATAAAAATACTGCTTTCGGATCTCATTTAAATTCAAGTACATATTTTAAATTGTATTTTCAAAGAGAAAATATACTTAACAATTTAGGTGTAAATGCTGGTTTAACATTTATACACGCATCAAATTCTAATGTTAAGTCTCCTAATTCTGATTACCCAAATTAA
- the lipB gene encoding lipoyl(octanoyl) transferase LipB has translation MQKVTLQDLGLKDYKETWEYQEKLFQGIIDLKISNRKNETSIKTPNYFLFVEHPHVYTLGKNGDISNLLLNKEQLEQKGASFYKINRGGDITYHGPGQIVGYPILDLENFFTDIHKYLRFLEEIIIKTLAEYGIKAERSKGETGVWLGVGTPFARKICAMGVRTSRWVTMHGFALNVNTNLGYFDNIIPCGIKGKAVTSLEVELNKKVDLAEVKTKILKHFTELFEAEF, from the coding sequence ATGCAAAAAGTTACATTACAAGACCTCGGTTTAAAAGATTATAAAGAAACTTGGGAATATCAAGAAAAATTATTTCAAGGTATTATTGATTTAAAAATTAGCAATCGTAAAAACGAAACTTCAATTAAAACTCCAAATTATTTTCTATTTGTTGAACATCCACATGTTTACACTTTAGGTAAAAATGGGGATATTAGCAATTTGTTATTAAACAAAGAACAACTTGAACAAAAAGGCGCTTCTTTTTACAAAATTAATAGAGGTGGCGATATTACTTATCACGGACCAGGACAGATTGTAGGTTATCCAATTTTAGATTTAGAAAATTTTTTTACAGATATACATAAATACCTACGCTTTTTAGAAGAAATAATTATTAAAACCTTGGCTGAATATGGTATAAAAGCTGAACGAAGCAAAGGTGAAACTGGAGTTTGGTTAGGTGTTGGTACCCCTTTTGCTCGTAAAATATGCGCTATGGGAGTTAGAACAAGTAGGTGGGTTACTATGCACGGTTTTGCTCTAAATGTAAATACTAATTTAGGTTATTTTGACAATATAATTCCTTGTGGTATTAAAGGTAAAGCAGTAACTTCTTTAGAAGTTGAATTAAATAAAAAGGTTGACTTAGCTGAAGTTAAAACAAAAATTTTAAAACATTTTACTGAATTATTTGAAGCCGAGTTTTAA
- a CDS encoding nucleoid-associated protein codes for MIKRTRASITKFIIHKVGNKFNSATNIFSEDVVTFDEESYELMKPFLLKPFVNVAESFRFNHHANIELNELNNYSNEIFNDESTFVDVSKHIVNHLFEQSNSAQIKVGDVIIALFEDIEYNDVITNALGIFKIENKINFFQTFMEKESLDVFVQKGISTKKLDKGCLIINSTDAEGRVVLSVDTNNYDAQYWTKNFLNVKYADDSNQHTQNYIEMCKDFSEEVIKEDFGVQEKSKFLAKTVDFFKENEEVNIHDFKDEIFEENEDFKPLFDNYKKQFEEINDVLVRNQFAISDIVLKKQKQKIKTEIKLDTNIEIKLDIDAPDASSEYLEKGYDEDKKMKFYKVFYNEED; via the coding sequence ATGATAAAACGTACTAGAGCCTCAATTACTAAATTTATAATTCATAAAGTTGGAAATAAATTTAATAGTGCAACCAATATTTTTTCTGAAGACGTTGTTACTTTCGACGAAGAAAGTTATGAGTTAATGAAACCTTTTTTGTTAAAACCCTTTGTAAATGTTGCTGAAAGTTTTCGTTTTAATCACCATGCAAACATAGAATTAAACGAATTAAATAATTATTCTAACGAAATTTTTAATGATGAATCAACTTTTGTTGATGTTTCTAAACATATTGTAAATCATTTATTTGAACAATCAAACTCTGCGCAAATTAAAGTTGGAGATGTTATTATTGCTCTTTTTGAAGATATTGAATATAATGATGTTATTACAAATGCTTTAGGTATTTTTAAAATTGAAAATAAAATAAATTTCTTTCAAACATTTATGGAGAAAGAAAGTTTAGATGTTTTTGTTCAGAAAGGAATTAGTACAAAAAAATTAGATAAAGGATGTTTAATTATTAATTCTACCGATGCAGAAGGAAGAGTGGTTTTAAGTGTTGATACCAATAATTATGATGCACAATATTGGACTAAAAACTTTTTAAATGTAAAATATGCCGACGATAGCAACCAGCATACACAAAATTACATTGAAATGTGCAAGGATTTTTCTGAAGAAGTTATAAAAGAGGATTTTGGGGTGCAAGAAAAATCAAAATTTTTAGCTAAAACAGTAGATTTTTTTAAAGAAAACGAAGAGGTAAATATTCATGATTTTAAGGATGAAATTTTTGAAGAAAATGAAGATTTTAAACCTTTGTTCGATAATTATAAAAAACAATTCGAGGAAATTAACGATGTTTTAGTTAGAAATCAGTTTGCTATTTCAGATATTGTTTTAAAGAAGCAAAAGCAAAAAATTAAAACTGAAATTAAGCTAGATACCAATATTGAAATTAAATTGGATATAGATGCTCCGGATGCTTCAAGCGAATATTTAGAAAAAGGATACGACGAAGATAAAAAAATGAAGTTTTATAAAGTATTTTACAACGAAGAGGATTAG
- a CDS encoding YqaE/Pmp3 family membrane protein has translation MGCLRVLLCIIFPPIAVIDKGCGSLIIVFILTCLGWIPGVIAALIINNNPNN, from the coding sequence ATGGGCTGTTTAAGAGTACTACTTTGCATCATTTTTCCACCAATAGCAGTTATAGATAAAGGCTGTGGTTCTTTAATTATTGTATTTATTTTAACCTGTTTAGGTTGGATTCCTGGAGTTATTGCCGCTTTAATTATTAATAACAACCCAAATAACTAA